A window of Gudongella oleilytica genomic DNA:
CACTTAGTCACCTTGTAACAATCTATGTAAAGGTACACCTTGGAGTGCTTACTCCAGTGTGTGGATGCGGCGTAGCTGCAGGGGTAGGCTGTGCATCCGGTATTGCAAATTTAAAATCCGGGACAGTTGAACAAATTGAGGCTTCAATAAATAATATGATTGCGGGAGTTTCTGGAATGTTTTGCGACGGTGCAAAGATAGGCTGTGCTTATAAGCTTGCCATATCTGTCGATGCTGCAAAAGATGCATCCTTAATGGCTCTGTCAGGCATCCGGATACCCTCCGACAATGGGATCCTGGGAAATACTCCCGAAGAATCCATAAGAAATCTTGCGCATGTTTCAACCAAGGGCATGAGCAACACCGACGAAGCTATATTGGATGTAATGATCGAGAAATGCGTATAAAAATCGATGGGAGCCAAATGGCTCCCATTATTAGTTTTGTATGCGTTATTCGATATTGCCTGCCTGCTCAAGCTTCAACAATTTTCCCTTGATATCAAGACCGCCGCCGAATCCTACCAACCCACCGTTGGTTCCTATGACTCTATGTCAAGGAACGATAATAGATATCGGATTATGATGGTTTGCGCCACCTACTGCCCTCATTGCCTTTGGCTTGCCTATTTGGATCGCAATGTCCTTGTAGCTTCTGGTCTCGCCGTAGGGTATTGTCTTAAGTGCTTCCCATACGATTTTTCTAAAATCTGTTCCCTCCATAAGTAAAGGAAGCTGAAACTCCCTCCTGTCTCCATTAAGGTACTCCTCAATTTGTGCAATGCAGGTTTCAATAAGTTCAGTTTTCTTATTCTCATAGCCCTTCGGATTTAATCTTCCAAAATAAAGTCCATTAATAAAGCCTGATTTTTCAGTTACAGTCAATGCTCCTATCAGTGTGTCAAAGCTATAAAAACTATCCTTCACTATAAAACCTCCTAATTCCTCATTTGCTTATACCTTTCAATGTTCTCATCACTTAAAAACTCATATGCCTCGTTTATCTCCTGGAACCTTCTTGTTGCGTCAGGAGAATGATTTATATCAGGATGGTATTCCTTCGCCTTCTTTCTATAGGCTAGCTTTACCTGGTATTTGTCTGTGTCCGTCCCGACTCCAAGGGTAGAGCATGCTTTTTCATATCTTGATCTGAACTCTGTCATCGGGTTGGAATAGGGCTGCTGCCTGTAGTACCCACCCTGTTGCTGGCTCTGCTGCTGATAGCTTTGCCATTGTCTGAACCTTTCTTCCCATTCCCTTTGCTGCTGCTGTTGCCTTTCTGCTCTCTCCCTGCTTATCCTCTCCTCCTCCATTCGCTGATACTTATGTCCGTATTCGGAGAAACTCTTGTATTGACCCTTGCCATCCATCAGGTAGCTGCCAAGGTCGAACAGATATTCCGTGACTATGTATTTCAGATATTTCAAAAAGGATATGAATTTATAACCCAGAATTGGGAATACAACAAAAAAAACTATCGCCATCAGGGTTACAGGATTTAAAAGCAATAAAAGACCGGCGGGAGTCGACAAAAGGAGTATCAACAGACATCCACCCATCCCGATAAGTGCGGCAACTG
This region includes:
- a CDS encoding methylated-DNA--[protein]-cysteine S-methyltransferase, encoding MKDSFYSFDTLIGALTVTEKSGFINGLYFGRLNPKGYENKKTELIETCIAQIEEYLNGDRREFQLPLLMEGTDFRKIVWEALKTIPYGETRSYKDIAIQIGKPKAMRAVGGANHHNPISIIVPUHRVIGTNGGLVGFGGGLDIKGKLLKLEQAGNIE
- a CDS encoding J domain-containing protein, encoding MRIIKKITGKVIYAFGQFLSAIFDLFIWIAGAAVSLVAGIASAVAALIGMGGCLLILLLSTPAGLLLLLNPVTLMAIVFFVVFPILGYKFISFLKYLKYIVTEYLFDLGSYLMDGKGQYKSFSEYGHKYQRMEEERISRERAERQQQQQREWEERFRQWQSYQQQSQQQGGYYRQQPYSNPMTEFRSRYEKACSTLGVGTDTDKYQVKLAYRKKAKEYHPDINHSPDATRRFQEINEAYEFLSDENIERYKQMRN